A section of the Anabaena cylindrica PCC 7122 genome encodes:
- a CDS encoding thioesterase II family protein: MVNISNEIIRYQSYSIFCFPYAGGSTSTYRQWSEILPSDIEVCPVQLPGRENKSMKFPFTHVTQLVENLLPVLIPYLDLCYAFFGHSMAALISFELARQIQKRHYLEPQHLFVSGRRSPLIPSSDPPIDQLLDTIFL; this comes from the coding sequence ATGGTCAACATAAGTAATGAAATTATCCGTTATCAATCCTATTCTATATTTTGTTTTCCTTATGCTGGAGGTAGTACCTCAACATATCGTCAATGGTCAGAGATATTACCATCAGACATTGAAGTTTGTCCGGTACAACTTCCTGGACGAGAAAACAAATCAATGAAGTTTCCTTTTACTCATGTTACGCAATTGGTTGAGAATTTATTACCTGTTTTAATCCCTTATTTAGACCTTTGTTATGCCTTTTTTGGTCATAGTATGGCAGCTTTAATTAGTTTTGAATTAGCTCGTCAAATCCAAAAAAGACACTATCTAGAACCTCAACATTTATTTGTTTCTGGTCGTCGGTCTCCTCTTATTCCATCCTCAGACCCTCCTATTGATCAGTTACTTGATACTATTTTTTTATAG
- the acpP gene encoding acyl carrier protein, which yields MTRQEIFTKVQIVVAQELANEQQKITPDANLTQDLGADYLDLLAMFQALEDAFGTKIPDVEAKQLITVQQVVNYIDQKVFI from the coding sequence ATGACTAGACAAGAAATATTTACAAAAGTTCAAATAGTTGTTGCTCAAGAACTAGCAAATGAGCAACAAAAAATTACACCGGATGCAAATCTTACTCAAGATTTAGGAGCAGATTATCTGGATTTACTAGCGATGTTTCAAGCATTAGAAGATGCTTTTGGAACAAAAATTCCAGACGTAGAAGCAAAGCAATTAATCACAGTGCAACAAGTTGTTAATTATATTGACCAAAAAGTATTTATCTGA
- the fabF gene encoding beta-ketoacyl-ACP synthase II, which yields MMMINKNLRRVVVTGMGAITPLGNTVKEYWEGLISGSSGIGLIDQFDTSLHTCKIAGAVKNFDPYDYLERKDVKHTSRFAQFAVSASLQAIANAGLEINDSNATQVGIILGNGIGGLAVIEEQQKSFLAHGPRRCSPFTIPMAISNIAAGMTAIYTGAKGPNFCTVTACAAGSNAIGEAFRLIQTGQVQAMICGGTEAAITPLCIAAFASAKTLSTRNDDPTRASRPFDATRNGFVMGEGSGILVIEDLEHALRRGANHIYAEIVGYGITCDAYHITTPIPNGEGATRAMELALKDARLFPNEVSYINAHGTSTTANDVTETLAIKQALGNRAWQIPISSTKSMTGHLLGASGGIEAIATVLTVGLDLIPPTINLDLPDPKCDLDYVPHESRSQRVDIALSNSFGFGGHNISLAFKKFED from the coding sequence ATGATGATGATTAATAAAAATTTAAGACGGGTTGTAGTTACAGGCATGGGAGCTATTACTCCTTTAGGCAACACTGTTAAGGAGTATTGGGAGGGATTAATTTCAGGAAGCAGTGGTATTGGTTTAATTGACCAATTTGACACTTCTTTGCATACTTGTAAAATTGCAGGTGCTGTTAAGAATTTTGATCCCTATGACTATCTAGAACGTAAAGATGTTAAACACACATCTCGTTTTGCTCAATTTGCAGTTTCTGCTAGCCTTCAAGCGATCGCCAACGCTGGTTTAGAAATCAATGACTCAAATGCTACTCAAGTAGGCATTATTCTCGGTAATGGGATTGGCGGTCTCGCCGTTATTGAAGAACAGCAAAAGAGTTTCCTGGCTCACGGGCCTAGACGCTGTAGTCCCTTTACAATTCCCATGGCCATCTCTAACATAGCAGCTGGAATGACAGCAATTTATACAGGAGCTAAAGGTCCAAATTTTTGTACTGTTACTGCTTGTGCAGCTGGATCTAATGCTATTGGAGAAGCCTTTCGCTTAATTCAGACAGGTCAGGTTCAGGCGATGATCTGTGGTGGTACAGAAGCAGCAATTACGCCTTTGTGTATAGCGGCTTTCGCTTCTGCTAAAACCCTATCAACCAGAAATGACGACCCCACTCGCGCTTCTCGTCCTTTTGATGCTACAAGAAATGGTTTTGTTATGGGAGAAGGATCTGGCATTCTAGTCATAGAGGATTTAGAACACGCTTTACGTCGTGGAGCAAATCATATCTATGCAGAGATTGTTGGTTACGGGATAACCTGTGATGCGTATCATATAACTACTCCTATTCCTAATGGAGAGGGAGCAACAAGAGCTATGGAACTGGCGTTAAAAGATGCTAGATTGTTTCCTAACGAAGTAAGTTACATTAATGCTCACGGCACTAGCACTACAGCCAACGATGTCACAGAAACCTTGGCTATTAAGCAAGCTTTAGGAAACCGTGCCTGGCAAATTCCTATTAGTTCTACAAAGTCAATGACTGGACATCTGTTGGGAGCTTCTGGAGGAATTGAAGCTATTGCTACAGTGTTGACTGTAGGTCTAGACTTAATTCCGCCGACAATCAATTTAGACCTGCCAGATCCCAAGTGTGATTTAGACTATGTGCCTCATGAAAGCAGAAGTCAAAGAGTAGATATTGCGCTTTCTAACTCTTTCGGCTTTGGAGGACATAATATTTCTTTAGCTTTCAAAAAATTTGAGGACTAA
- a CDS encoding ParA family protein has protein sequence MSVWEQSKTQVCQGHPLLAEIANELVIRKRGEYTLSDRLKKYPLPHNLVILDCPATLGMLNVNALAASTHILVPVQLEMKAISGSAELVEWCISTGDELHLEPRPPILGFVPSMYDDTVAMHRQYLEQLPEITEHLHLKLYPKVRNSNEFKNASAHGLPLQKYRPKHPACRDFQQITDDLAALIQENK, from the coding sequence ATTTCGGTTTGGGAACAATCAAAAACTCAAGTTTGTCAGGGACATCCACTTTTAGCGGAAATAGCCAATGAATTAGTTATCCGCAAACGAGGAGAGTACACACTAAGCGATCGCTTAAAAAAATACCCTTTGCCCCACAATCTAGTAATTTTGGATTGTCCGGCTACTTTAGGAATGTTAAATGTTAATGCTTTAGCTGCCTCAACCCATATATTAGTTCCCGTGCAATTGGAAATGAAAGCCATTTCTGGTTCAGCAGAATTAGTAGAGTGGTGTATTTCTACAGGTGATGAGTTACATTTAGAACCTCGCCCACCCATCTTGGGATTTGTGCCAAGTATGTATGATGATACCGTGGCAATGCACAGGCAATATTTAGAGCAATTACCAGAGATTACCGAACATTTACATTTAAAACTTTATCCTAAAGTTCGCAACTCAAACGAATTCAAAAATGCCAGCGCTCACGGCTTACCTTTACAAAAATACCGTCCCAAACATCCTGCCTGTAGAGATTTTCAACAAATTACAGATGATTTAGCAGCTTTAATTCAGGAGAACAAATAA
- a CDS encoding ParB/RepB/Spo0J family partition protein, with protein sequence MALPKIANKFSGAIQKTEQEQKIAELQAEIERLRAAQSPDLENELQELREQLQNQSGESQIDLALIDPNPDQPRQTITPELIQAKARLLKKHGQISAVILIPQGNGRYTLLDGQLRTEAAKLLGWSTICAVIAAMPKDLDQSALLTFLGFEDLNPLDKAEAVFKEVRTYALTKNSIYVV encoded by the coding sequence GTGGCATTGCCTAAAATTGCTAACAAATTTAGCGGCGCAATCCAAAAAACAGAGCAAGAGCAAAAAATTGCTGAACTGCAAGCCGAGATAGAAAGATTGAGAGCCGCCCAATCTCCAGATTTAGAAAATGAATTGCAAGAACTCCGAGAACAGCTGCAAAACCAATCAGGAGAATCACAAATTGATTTAGCTCTCATTGATCCTAATCCTGATCAGCCCCGGCAAACAATTACACCAGAACTTATACAAGCGAAAGCCCGGTTACTAAAAAAACATGGACAAATTTCAGCAGTAATTCTGATACCACAGGGGAATGGTCGTTACACCTTACTAGATGGACAACTCCGGACTGAAGCAGCTAAATTGCTGGGGTGGTCAACTATTTGTGCAGTCATAGCGGCAATGCCTAAAGACTTAGATCAATCGGCATTACTAACTTTTCTTGGCTTTGAAGATTTGAATCCTTTAGATAAAGCAGAGGCAGTATTTAAAGAAGTTAGGACTTACGCATTGACAAAAAATAGCATCTATGTAGTCTAG
- a CDS encoding IS701 family transposase codes for MYTLFLLSEPKYGGCSRLAEILGDVSHDSVNRFLLRERYEPKDLFSIIEKIINLVGGILSVDDTVIEKIYSDPKNAELISYFWSGKAHKTIIGLNLITLYYSDINGNSVPINYRIYDKKEGKTKNDYFREMVSEIISWGVKPRMVTGDSWYSGVENLKFLKNQKLGFLFGIEKNRTVSNEPQKYCQVGILDIPEEGLRTHLKEFGFIKLFRKDFKKEDSRHYILYLPDEEKIKDITRSTFVTIHDTHWGIETFHRAIKQVCGICRFMVRDTCAIKTHIFCSLQAFVKLEFMRSENIISNWYEVQRNLFTSVVREHIFANLRKDAII; via the coding sequence ATCTACACCTTATTTTTGCTGTCAGAGCCAAAGTATGGAGGGTGCAGTAGGTTAGCCGAGATATTGGGAGATGTTTCACATGATAGTGTCAATCGCTTTTTATTGAGAGAGAGATATGAACCAAAAGATTTATTCAGCATAATAGAGAAAATTATCAATCTGGTAGGGGGGATATTAAGTGTAGATGATACAGTCATAGAAAAGATTTACAGCGACCCTAAAAATGCGGAATTAATCAGTTATTTTTGGTCAGGGAAAGCCCATAAAACTATTATTGGCTTAAATTTAATCACTCTATATTACAGCGATATTAATGGTAATTCAGTGCCAATTAATTACAGAATATATGATAAAAAGGAGGGAAAAACAAAAAACGATTATTTTAGAGAAATGGTAAGTGAAATAATAAGCTGGGGAGTCAAACCCAGAATGGTAACAGGAGATAGTTGGTACTCAGGAGTAGAAAACTTAAAATTTCTAAAAAACCAGAAATTGGGTTTCCTATTCGGAATTGAAAAAAATAGAACTGTTTCAAATGAGCCGCAAAAGTATTGCCAAGTAGGCATTTTGGATATTCCTGAAGAAGGATTAAGAACTCATCTGAAAGAATTTGGATTTATAAAGTTGTTTAGGAAAGACTTTAAAAAAGAAGACTCTAGACATTATATTTTATATCTGCCAGATGAGGAAAAAATCAAAGACATAACCAGAAGTACCTTCGTCACAATTCATGATACCCATTGGGGTATTGAAACATTTCATCGAGCCATAAAACAAGTATGTGGAATTTGTCGATTCATGGTTAGAGATACCTGTGCAATCAAAACTCACATATTTTGTTCACTTCAAGCATTTGTGAAATTGGAGTTTATGCGCTCTGAAAATATAATTAGCAACTGGTATGAAGTACAGAGGAATCTGTTTACTTCTGTTGTCCGTGAGCATATTTTTGCCAACCTTCGCAAGGATGCCATTATCTAG
- a CDS encoding TauD/TfdA dioxygenase family protein has protein sequence MSYQNIEIKLIAGRIGAKIKGVNLADHLSDDIISEIRKALVQYKVIFFRNQELDANGQVNFARRFGEITTAHPTVPSLPGHPEVLDLDYGRTVARANNWHTDVTFVDRPPLGSVLRALVIPPAGGDTIWANSVTAYQDLPEHLRNLADKLWAVHSNAYDYATAFDLPEAVKSYRDVFTSTVYETLHPVVRIHPESGEKGLFIGGFVRQLRGLSPTESGDIIRLLQSYITRPENTVRWRWQVGDVAFWDNRATQHYAIADYGDQPRRVQRVTIAGDIPLGIDGKYSQAIKGDSSAYIPNLVAA, from the coding sequence ATGAGTTATCAAAACATAGAAATCAAACTAATTGCTGGACGTATCGGTGCAAAAATTAAAGGTGTGAACCTAGCTGATCATCTTAGTGATGACATCATCAGCGAAATTAGAAAAGCTTTAGTTCAATATAAAGTCATCTTCTTCCGCAACCAAGAACTTGATGCTAATGGACAAGTAAATTTTGCTCGTCGTTTTGGGGAAATAACTACCGCACACCCTACTGTTCCCTCTCTACCTGGACATCCAGAAGTGTTGGATTTGGATTATGGACGCACTGTTGCTCGTGCAAATAACTGGCACACCGATGTCACATTTGTGGATCGTCCGCCCCTTGGTTCGGTCTTGCGGGCGCTAGTAATTCCACCTGCTGGAGGGGATACGATTTGGGCAAATTCAGTGACTGCATACCAAGATTTACCGGAACATTTGCGCAATTTAGCTGATAAACTTTGGGCTGTACACAGCAATGCTTATGATTATGCCACAGCCTTTGACTTACCAGAAGCAGTGAAATCTTACCGAGATGTTTTTACTTCTACTGTGTATGAAACCTTGCATCCGGTGGTGAGAATTCACCCTGAATCTGGGGAAAAAGGTTTGTTTATTGGTGGTTTTGTGCGTCAGTTGCGTGGTTTATCTCCGACTGAATCAGGGGATATTATTCGGTTGTTGCAATCTTATATTACACGACCTGAGAATACAGTGCGTTGGCGTTGGCAAGTTGGTGATGTGGCGTTTTGGGATAATCGTGCTACTCAACATTATGCGATCGCAGATTATGGAGATCAACCCCGTCGGGTACAGCGTGTAACCATTGCTGGTGATATTCCTTTAGGTATTGATGGTAAGTATAGTCAAGCCATTAAAGGTGATTCTTCGGCATATATTCCCAATCTTGTAGCTGCTTAA
- a CDS encoding glutathione S-transferase family protein, translating into MADIKIYSAVVCPYAHRTRLVLQEKGIDFDLIEIDLQNKPEGFTRVSPYGKVPAITHGENRVWESAVINEYLDEVFPNPPLLPSNPIAKAQARIWIDFANTRLVPAFSTLLRSPDFQKQEEAKQELYKHLEFIENEGLGKLSGDGPYWFGESISLVDFTFFPWFERWAALKHYRSFGIPAEFTRVKQWKHALKERESVKAIAHSKEFYIERYAKFATPVPVAA; encoded by the coding sequence ATGGCTGACATTAAGATTTATAGTGCGGTTGTTTGTCCTTATGCTCACCGTACCCGCTTGGTACTTCAAGAAAAGGGTATTGATTTCGATTTGATTGAAATTGATTTGCAGAATAAACCAGAAGGTTTTACAAGAGTTTCTCCTTATGGAAAAGTACCTGCAATTACTCATGGGGAAAATCGAGTTTGGGAATCAGCAGTTATTAACGAATATCTGGATGAAGTATTTCCCAATCCACCGCTTTTACCTAGCAACCCTATTGCAAAAGCTCAGGCTCGGATTTGGATAGATTTTGCCAATACTAGATTAGTTCCTGCTTTTTCTACGCTGTTACGTAGTCCAGATTTCCAAAAACAAGAAGAAGCGAAACAAGAACTCTACAAACATCTAGAATTTATTGAAAATGAAGGTTTAGGGAAACTTTCTGGAGATGGTCCCTACTGGTTTGGTGAATCTATCAGTTTGGTTGATTTTACCTTTTTCCCCTGGTTTGAAAGATGGGCTGCACTTAAGCATTATCGTAGCTTTGGTATCCCTGCTGAATTCACTCGTGTGAAACAGTGGAAACACGCGCTCAAAGAACGTGAATCAGTGAAAGCGATCGCTCACTCCAAAGAATTTTATATTGAGCGATATGCTAAATTTGCTACTCCCGTCCCCGTCGCTGCTTAG
- a CDS encoding DOPA 4,5-dioxygenase family protein yields the protein MNTNTDITGFHAHIYFDTASLEAATRVREGLGAKFDVRLGRWHEQPVGPHPKSMYQVAFLPHQFSEVVTWLMLNREGLDILVHPETGDDVKDHTDHSLWLGEKLPLNIEFLQRL from the coding sequence ATGAATACAAATACTGACATTACTGGTTTTCATGCACATATTTATTTTGATACCGCTAGTCTTGAAGCAGCTACTCGTGTAAGAGAAGGGTTAGGTGCTAAATTTGATGTAAGATTGGGACGTTGGCATGAACAGCCTGTAGGACCACACCCCAAATCAATGTATCAAGTTGCTTTTTTACCACATCAGTTTAGTGAAGTTGTGACTTGGTTAATGCTTAACCGTGAAGGTTTAGATATTTTGGTTCACCCAGAAACGGGAGATGATGTCAAAGATCATACAGATCATTCTCTGTGGTTGGGAGAAAAACTACCGTTGAATATTGAGTTTCTACAAAGGTTATAG
- a CDS encoding HAD family hydrolase yields MGLFENSLYPQIPETLKIIRAAGYQTFVATSKPQIYATRIIEYFDLAPLFNGVYGSELDGNRSVKGDLISYIIDRESLLPSTVVMVGDSEALLQADRSHDIIGAKKNNIASIGVTYGYGSREELETHGADLIADCPKEIPTLLPLI; encoded by the coding sequence ATTGGGTTATTTGAAAATTCACTTTATCCGCAAATTCCCGAAACCCTAAAAATTATTCGTGCTGCTGGTTATCAAACTTTTGTAGCGACTTCTAAACCTCAGATTTATGCTACGCGCATTATTGAATATTTTGATTTAGCACCTTTGTTTAATGGTGTTTATGGTAGTGAATTAGATGGTAATAGAAGTGTGAAAGGTGATTTAATTTCCTACATTATAGATAGAGAGAGCCTTTTACCTTCTACTGTTGTTATGGTAGGCGATAGCGAAGCGCTGCTGCAAGCAGATCGCTCTCATGATATCATTGGGGCTAAGAAAAATAATATTGCTTCAATTGGTGTGACTTATGGTTATGGAAGTAGGGAGGAATTGGAAACTCACGGTGCTGATTTGATTGCTGATTGTCCAAAGGAAATTCCCACATTACTGCCTTTGATTTGA
- a CDS encoding type II toxin-antitoxin system VapC family toxin, with product MIKVLFDTSVIVAGLWLEHPEHQKCLPWLQQVQTQAIQGIICTRTLAELYRVLTSLPIKPRLSPRITKQLIDTNLKHFEIIPLTTEDYQQVVERNGEVKYYGWCNL from the coding sequence ATGATAAAAGTATTATTTGATACTTCTGTGATTGTAGCAGGGTTATGGTTAGAACATCCAGAACATCAAAAATGTTTGCCTTGGCTACAACAAGTACAAACACAAGCAATTCAAGGAATAATTTGTACTAGAACATTAGCAGAACTTTATCGAGTTTTAACAAGTCTTCCTATTAAACCTCGTCTATCTCCTCGAATCACTAAACAACTGATTGATACTAATTTAAAACATTTTGAAATTATTCCTCTAACTACAGAAGATTATCAGCAAGTCGTTGAACGAAATGGTGAAGTTAAATATTATGGGTGGTGTAATTTATGA
- a CDS encoding AbrB/MazE/SpoVT family DNA-binding domain-containing protein has translation MEVITVTKNGQITLPENLRQQLRLNEESKLSLKIEAGRLILTPITEDVELLEEDGILTFSATLTADEDINTLIEKLRY, from the coding sequence ATGGAAGTTATAACAGTCACTAAAAATGGACAAATCACTCTTCCTGAAAATTTAAGACAACAATTAAGACTAAATGAAGAGTCTAAATTATCCTTAAAAATAGAGGCAGGAAGGCTAATTTTAACACCCATTACGGAAGATGTTGAACTATTAGAAGAAGACGGTATATTAACTTTTTCTGCTACTTTAACTGCTGATGAAGATATTAATACACTGATTGAGAAATTACGATACTAA
- a CDS encoding PIN domain-containing protein: MNKSVLDASAFLAYLRDEPGAEIVENALINGCYISIINWVEVLSKIVDLGESPDEIIKRLRDEGLLENSLEIIACNEEDAIIIAKFRPLTKSAGLSLGDRACLALGKRLNLPVLTADKVWCSLSLGITINLIR; this comes from the coding sequence GTGAATAAATCTGTCTTAGATGCTTCTGCTTTTTTAGCTTATCTTAGAGATGAACCAGGAGCAGAAATTGTAGAAAATGCTTTGATTAATGGGTGTTATATCAGTATTATTAATTGGGTAGAGGTATTGTCAAAAATTGTTGATTTAGGAGAATCACCAGACGAAATTATTAAACGATTGAGAGATGAAGGATTATTAGAAAATAGTCTAGAAATTATTGCTTGCAATGAGGAAGATGCTATAATCATAGCTAAATTTCGACCTTTAACAAAAAGTGCAGGATTATCATTAGGAGATCGTGCTTGTCTTGCTTTAGGAAAACGCTTGAATTTACCTGTATTAACAGCAGATAAAGTATGGTGTAGTTTATCTCTGGGAATTACAATTAATTTGATTCGTTAA
- a CDS encoding AbrB/MazE/SpoVT family DNA-binding domain-containing protein, producing the protein MTLANSSIPQHYTLDIEPEGRLTLPQEIQEILNLESGDRLILTLEDNGKLQLVSLKQQVKKLRGLLKDKSPDRNLVDELIQERRQEYLSE; encoded by the coding sequence ATGACACTTGCTAATTCATCAATCCCTCAACACTATACACTTGATATTGAACCGGAAGGACGTTTAACTTTACCCCAAGAAATCCAAGAAATACTTAATTTAGAATCTGGAGATAGATTAATTTTAACTCTGGAAGATAATGGTAAACTCCAATTAGTCAGTCTCAAACAACAAGTTAAAAAATTAAGAGGTTTATTAAAAGATAAATCACCTGATAGAAACTTGGTAGATGAACTCATCCAGGAACGCAGACAGGAGTATTTAAGTGAATAA
- a CDS encoding XRE family transcriptional regulator, with protein sequence MTGHKKFSNLTKDFSAERKAQIASQTAKLKEEMALAELRQSLKMSQAELAEKLQIKQPAISRLENRTDMYVSHLRQVIEAMGGELKITAIFPDVEVTITNFEDLAMEIDE encoded by the coding sequence ATGACAGGACATAAAAAGTTTAGCAATCTTACTAAAGATTTCTCCGCAGAAAGAAAAGCCCAAATTGCCAGTCAAACAGCTAAATTAAAAGAAGAAATGGCATTAGCAGAATTACGCCAATCTTTAAAAATGTCTCAAGCTGAATTAGCTGAAAAGTTGCAAATTAAACAACCCGCTATTTCTAGATTAGAGAATCGTACTGATATGTATGTTAGTCATCTGCGACAAGTTATTGAAGCTATGGGAGGAGAGTTGAAAATAACGGCAATATTTCCTGATGTGGAAGTGACAATTACTAATTTTGAAGATTTGGCAATGGAGATTGATGAGTAG
- a CDS encoding LLM class flavin-dependent oxidoreductase: MSQQQKQLRLGAFLPGAGQHVAAWRHPQAQSNGALNIEHYKQIAQTAERGKFDAFFLADGLALQQRRGAEGRTAFGGDFEPVTLFSALSAVTEKIGFIATASTTYEDPYILARKFASLDHISGGRAGWNVVTTGSSETAGNFGLENHPIHADRYIRAHEFIDVVKGLWDSWEDDAFVRDKETAFYYDPNKIHELNHKGRFFSVRGPLNIARPPQGYPVIVQAGSSEDGKELAGRTAEVIFTAQQTLEDAQAFYADVKGRLAKYGRTPDQLKVMPGVFPVVGITEAEAKAKYQELQDLIHPQVGLALLQGLIGTDLSSYPLDGPLPDLPETNDNKSRQALLIDIARKHNFTIRELYQWIAGARGHWTIIGTPVQIADQLESWFVNDAADGFNIMPPYLPGGLDDFVDLVIPELQRRGLFRTEYEGTTLRENLGLSRPVNQYQKVLAAV, from the coding sequence ATGAGCCAACAACAAAAACAACTAAGACTAGGTGCATTTTTACCCGGAGCAGGTCAGCACGTTGCCGCTTGGAGACATCCCCAAGCACAAAGTAATGGCGCTCTCAACATTGAGCATTATAAGCAGATAGCCCAGACAGCCGAACGTGGTAAATTCGACGCATTTTTTCTCGCCGACGGTTTAGCCTTACAACAACGCCGTGGTGCGGAAGGACGCACAGCCTTCGGTGGGGACTTTGAACCTGTCACCCTCTTCTCAGCCTTGTCTGCGGTGACAGAAAAGATTGGTTTTATCGCCACTGCTTCTACTACTTATGAAGATCCGTATATTCTCGCACGCAAATTTGCTTCCTTAGATCATATTTCTGGGGGAAGAGCCGGCTGGAATGTAGTCACAACAGGAAGTAGTGAAACAGCCGGCAATTTCGGTTTGGAAAACCATCCTATTCACGCAGATCGCTATATTCGCGCCCATGAATTTATTGATGTGGTGAAAGGTTTGTGGGATAGCTGGGAAGACGATGCTTTTGTTCGTGATAAGGAAACAGCTTTTTACTACGACCCCAATAAAATACATGAACTTAACCATAAAGGCAGATTTTTCTCCGTGCGCGGACCATTGAATATTGCCCGTCCGCCCCAAGGTTATCCTGTAATTGTCCAAGCAGGTTCTTCTGAAGATGGTAAAGAACTGGCGGGAAGAACTGCGGAAGTTATATTTACTGCTCAACAAACCCTAGAAGATGCTCAAGCCTTCTACGCAGACGTTAAAGGTAGATTAGCAAAATATGGCCGCACACCAGACCAACTCAAAGTTATGCCCGGTGTCTTTCCCGTAGTTGGTATCACAGAGGCAGAGGCAAAAGCCAAGTATCAGGAACTACAGGATTTAATTCATCCTCAAGTTGGTTTGGCTTTATTACAGGGACTCATAGGCACGGATCTTTCCTCTTATCCTCTGGATGGACCACTACCAGATTTACCAGAAACCAATGATAACAAAAGCCGCCAAGCATTATTAATTGATATTGCTCGTAAACACAATTTTACCATTCGTGAGCTTTATCAATGGATTGCGGGAGCGCGTGGTCATTGGACAATTATCGGTACACCAGTGCAAATTGCAGATCAACTGGAAAGCTGGTTTGTTAATGATGCTGCTGACGGCTTCAATATTATGCCTCCTTATCTTCCCGGTGGATTAGATGATTTTGTTGACTTGGTAATTCCTGAACTACAACGGCGGGGCTTATTTCGTACTGAGTATGAAGGAACAACTCTGCGTGAAAATCTGGGTTTATCTCGTCCAGTTAATCAATATCAAAAGGTATTAGCAGCAGTTTAA